A stretch of DNA from Pirellulales bacterium:
ACCGGTTGACTACGCCTTGGTGTTCGATCCGCAGCACCAGATGTATTTTGCCAACTACTATCAAACGCCGTTCGTCTTTCGCACTACCAACGCGGCGGCGGTATTGATCTTGGCCGCCGACGGCCGCGCCACGCTCGTTTGCGACAATCAATTACACGCCTTCGCCGAGCAGGCGTTTGTCGATGAAATCGTCGCCCCCGTCTGGTATCGCGGCCGCGAGAGCGCGCCCCATCGCGAGGCCGCCCTGGTGCGATCCACGCTCGATCAACTCGACAAGTTCAAGGCCGGCCGCTACGGCTACGAGGCCGCCGTCACACCGGTCGGAATCATCGACGGGCTGCGCCAACTACGATCGGGCGTGGAACTTGTGCCCGTCGACGCCGTCATTCATCAGCTCAAACGCGCCAAGGATCCCGACGAGGTCTCGCTTATCCGCCGCTCTCTCATGGCCAGCGATCTGGCCTTTAACACTGCCCTGGCCAAGGTTCGCCCGGGCATGAAAGAACTCGAAGTCTTTCAACTGGTGCAAGACACCGCCCAGCAGGCGATTGGCGAGGCGGTGATCGTCTACGGCGATTTTGTGTCGGGACCGCGCTGCC
This window harbors:
- a CDS encoding Xaa-Pro peptidase family protein, whose protein sequence is MLTLEGCQARRARLFASLDRPVDYALVFDPQHQMYFANYYQTPFVFRTTNAAAVLILAADGRATLVCDNQLHAFAEQAFVDEIVAPVWYRGRESAPHREAALVRSTLDQLDKFKAGRYGYEAAVTPVGIIDGLRQLRSGVELVPVDAVIHQLKRAKDPDEVSLIRRSLMASDLAFNTALAKVRPGMKELEVFQLVQDTAQQAIGEAVIVYGDFVSGPRCQKVGGPPSDREIEPRDLVLLDFSVVVRGYRGDCANTFVCGGRPSDEERRLYQACLAAMATGESLLKAGQSCRELYDAVRDSFASRHLADTFHTHAGHGIGLGHPDPPYIVPESSDTLLAGDVITLEPGQYHPGVAGMRYERNYLITDTGYELLSHLKLEIDQEA